The Streptomyces pactum genome contains a region encoding:
- a CDS encoding C40 family peptidase: protein MSHTAHIRSHRKPRRSASTIAMRAGVAGGVLSTLAVAGASGSANAAEPVTQTLELPTLTADLAAQVAQSADVTQQAAASYELQAERDAAAAKAAKEAKADLAEAKKKAAEEKKKAEEAARKAAAERASRSAERATLSASADTGSSDSSTGSDSSVTSNTSTATGSAAAVVAFVQSQVGDAYVSGGTGPNSWDCSGLVQAAFKSVGVDLPRVSQAQSTAGTQVGLSNLQPGDILYWGGAGSAYHVGVYVGDGMFVGAQNSSTGVVKASLSYDPPSGAVRVL from the coding sequence ATGTCCCACACCGCTCACATACGCAGCCACCGGAAGCCCCGCCGCAGCGCGTCGACCATCGCGATGCGGGCCGGAGTTGCCGGTGGCGTCCTCAGCACCCTGGCAGTGGCCGGGGCGTCGGGTTCGGCCAACGCGGCCGAACCGGTGACGCAGACCCTTGAACTGCCCACCCTGACGGCCGACCTGGCCGCTCAGGTCGCCCAGTCCGCGGACGTCACGCAGCAGGCGGCCGCGAGCTACGAGCTGCAGGCCGAGCGTGACGCGGCCGCCGCGAAGGCCGCCAAGGAGGCCAAGGCGGACCTCGCCGAGGCCAAGAAGAAGGCCGCGGAGGAGAAGAAGAAGGCCGAGGAGGCCGCGCGCAAGGCGGCCGCCGAACGTGCCTCGCGCAGCGCCGAGCGCGCCACTCTGAGCGCTTCGGCGGACACCGGGTCCTCCGACAGCTCCACCGGCTCGGACAGCAGCGTCACCAGCAACACGTCCACGGCCACCGGCTCGGCCGCCGCGGTCGTCGCCTTCGTTCAGTCCCAGGTCGGCGACGCCTACGTCTCCGGCGGCACCGGCCCCAACTCCTGGGACTGCTCCGGCCTGGTGCAGGCCGCCTTCAAGTCGGTCGGCGTCGACCTGCCGCGCGTCTCCCAGGCCCAGTCGACCGCCGGCACCCAGGTGGGGCTGAGCAACCTCCAGCCGGGCGACATCCTGTACTGGGGTGGCGCGGGCAGCGCGTACCACGTGGGTGTGTACGTCGGCGACGGCATGTTCGTCGGCGCGCAGAACTCCTCCACCGGCGTCGTCAAGGCGTCGCTGTCGTACGACCCGCCGAGCGGCGCGGTGCGCGTGCTCTAG
- a CDS encoding imidazolonepropionase-like domain-containing protein yields MLTIHAAAEVRYVWDDPEPVKDGAVAVEGVRIAAVGPLAELAERFPAARVRRWPGVLGPARVHEGPLPHAPTPRERIHAVLKLGAVAVLEEHAGSPALRAAAERNDVVVLARTRPTALVELGRADLAVLDDDGVCVATVCAGRLVHRRR; encoded by the coding sequence GTGCTGACGATTCACGCCGCGGCGGAGGTCCGGTACGTCTGGGACGATCCGGAACCGGTCAAGGACGGTGCCGTCGCCGTCGAGGGCGTCCGGATCGCCGCCGTGGGGCCGCTCGCCGAGCTGGCGGAGCGGTTCCCGGCGGCGCGGGTGCGGCGCTGGCCCGGTGTGCTCGGGCCCGCGCGGGTCCACGAGGGCCCGTTGCCCCACGCCCCCACGCCGCGCGAGCGGATCCACGCCGTGCTGAAACTGGGCGCGGTGGCCGTCCTCGAGGAGCACGCCGGCTCACCCGCACTGCGGGCGGCGGCCGAGCGCAACGACGTCGTGGTGCTCGCCCGCACCCGCCCCACCGCCCTCGTCGAGCTCGGCCGGGCCGACCTCGCCGTCCTCGACGACGACGGCGTGTGCGTCGCCACCGTGTGCGCGGGACGCCTGGTGCACCGTCGCCGCTGA
- the mqnC gene encoding cyclic dehypoxanthinyl futalosine synthase yields the protein MTEKADLQPILDRAAAGGRITPEEALGLYRDAPLHALGAAADAVRRRRYAGTEHIATYIIERNINYTNVCVTACRFCAFYAAPKDTAKGWTRDLDDILRRCAETVELGGTQIMFQGGHHPDYGVEYYEKHFAAIKKEFPELVIHSLGASEVEHMARISKVSVEEAITRIHRAGLDSFAGAGAELLPERPRKAIAPLKESGERWLEIMEIAHRLGVESTSTMLMGTGETNAERIEHLRMIRDVQDRTGGFRAFIPYTYQPENNHLKGRTQATLFEYLRMIAIARLFMDNVAHIQGSWLTTGKEVGQLSLHYGADDLGSIMLEENVVSSAGAKHRSNRLEIIDLIRKAGRVPAQRATTYEHLVVHDDPANDPVDERVVSHISSTAIEGGTAHPELKLLASN from the coding sequence GTGACCGAGAAGGCCGACCTTCAGCCCATCCTCGACCGCGCCGCCGCCGGTGGGCGGATCACCCCCGAAGAGGCGCTCGGCCTCTACCGCGACGCCCCGCTGCACGCGCTGGGCGCCGCCGCCGACGCCGTACGCAGGCGCAGGTACGCCGGTACCGAGCACATCGCCACGTACATCATCGAGCGCAACATCAACTACACGAACGTGTGCGTCACGGCGTGCAGGTTCTGCGCCTTCTACGCCGCGCCCAAGGACACCGCCAAGGGCTGGACCCGCGACCTCGACGACATCCTGCGCCGCTGCGCGGAGACCGTCGAGCTGGGCGGCACGCAGATCATGTTCCAGGGCGGCCACCACCCGGACTACGGCGTCGAGTACTACGAGAAGCACTTCGCCGCCATCAAGAAGGAGTTCCCCGAGCTCGTCATCCACAGCCTGGGGGCGAGCGAGGTCGAGCACATGGCCCGGATCTCGAAGGTGTCGGTCGAGGAGGCCATCACCCGGATCCACCGGGCCGGGCTCGACTCCTTCGCCGGCGCCGGTGCCGAATTGCTGCCCGAGCGCCCGCGCAAGGCCATCGCGCCGCTGAAGGAGTCCGGCGAGCGCTGGCTGGAGATCATGGAGATCGCGCACCGGCTGGGTGTCGAGTCGACCTCCACCATGCTCATGGGCACCGGCGAGACCAACGCCGAGCGCATCGAGCACCTGCGGATGATCCGGGACGTGCAGGACCGCACCGGCGGCTTCCGCGCCTTCATCCCGTACACCTACCAGCCCGAGAACAACCACCTGAAGGGCCGCACGCAGGCCACGCTCTTCGAGTACCTGCGGATGATCGCCATCGCCCGGCTGTTCATGGACAACGTCGCCCACATCCAGGGCTCCTGGCTGACGACCGGCAAGGAGGTCGGCCAGCTCTCCCTGCACTACGGCGCCGACGACCTCGGCTCGATCATGCTGGAGGAGAACGTGGTGTCGTCGGCCGGCGCCAAGCACCGGTCCAACCGGCTGGAGATCATCGACCTGATCCGCAAGGCGGGACGCGTACCGGCGCAGCGCGCCACGACGTACGAGCACCTCGTCGTGCACGACGACCCGGCGAACGACCCCGTCGACGAGCGCGTCGTGTCCCACATCTCGTCCACGGCCATCGAGGGCGGCACGGCCCATCCGGAACTGAAGCTGCTCGCTTCCAACTGA
- a CDS encoding BTAD domain-containing putative transcriptional regulator: MPRRRTTSSSSSTGSSPAPRNRTPQPVRVRRRSFGDFVKAFLAFVVLLVLVVGVPLALATQIGWPLPDGVPGLDWLQREITVHTFLSILTVVVWFAWAQFTACVLVEVKAALSGVGVPGRVPGSGPSQLLARQLVAALLLVGATAASLTPGLSQLGQSIEGNQKPSVAAAQQTPGLFAQQQEQAAGTANALAEQAGQAAARADGAAAAHGDTKYYRIQPPEGRHHDSLWEIADRHLGDGRRYKEIFELNKDRVQPDGSKLSEASLIRPGWIMEMPGDARGGELVEMPDAAPNVSEQVQQQISDYAQTGDHAQGSGGAQGGGAGAGDARVSLPEQRPAPTPATPATPAPAPSTGQEHAAPTAAVGHSFGLPEALLAAPLLAAGLLGALGRRRRQALWQSALGNVGGRRGMEPPTPTGDAQDAQDALLVGADPEGVRLLDRSLRGLAAALAAESRPLPVVYAAWMSSNGDLHLQLAQPAGKPPTPWQHGQDQTFWMLARADAEGYEDADTAAPYPGLVSLGTMDDSRLLLNLEAVPGIVSLSGTEADRAAVFASVAAELATNGWSDRMTITLVGFGDDLTPLAPNRIRHLDGFEDLFETMSAETRQRRGALGAAGHDSVLTGRTGPAQHTRWAPHLVLLAAQPSDEDALRLAELAADAARLGIGYLVGTEGADLPGAAWEMEITGEGKLLAPLLGLELEAQLLPVAQQRAVVELFTDADPERGPGGPANTPPFLVDVSEQGRPAVYARLVGSYEIIGLDAPDGERSAQLHEALALLLLHREGVHPRVLASALWPRGVTADVRDALLERLRAWLGTDPDGSARLRTDAGGRLTLAKSVVSDLDVLRSLYYEATQGRGVGSRQVRGRLLTDALVLVRGPLLADRPEGRYRWLTHEIIDAQLPLLVADTGLALCEFHLEKNRAEKAIEALNAALRTAPADERLWHELLRATHATDDAGRLHALAADLIGRSGARGLPPRTEALLDELLPTWRDGVAAAG, from the coding sequence ATGCCTCGACGCCGCACCACCAGCTCGTCAAGCTCGACGGGAAGTTCGCCGGCTCCGAGGAACCGGACGCCCCAACCGGTGCGGGTGCGGCGGCGGTCGTTCGGGGACTTCGTCAAGGCGTTCCTCGCCTTCGTGGTGCTGCTCGTGCTCGTCGTCGGGGTGCCCCTGGCGCTGGCCACGCAGATCGGCTGGCCCCTGCCGGACGGCGTGCCCGGCCTCGACTGGCTGCAGCGCGAGATCACCGTCCACACCTTCCTGAGCATCCTGACCGTCGTCGTCTGGTTCGCGTGGGCGCAGTTCACCGCCTGCGTGCTGGTCGAGGTCAAGGCCGCGCTGTCCGGTGTCGGGGTGCCGGGGCGGGTGCCGGGGTCCGGGCCCAGTCAGTTGCTCGCCCGGCAGCTCGTCGCCGCGCTGCTGCTCGTCGGCGCCACCGCGGCCAGCCTTACCCCGGGGCTGTCGCAGCTCGGGCAGAGCATCGAGGGCAACCAGAAGCCGTCCGTCGCCGCCGCCCAGCAGACGCCGGGGCTCTTCGCCCAGCAGCAGGAGCAGGCCGCCGGCACCGCGAACGCCCTCGCCGAGCAGGCCGGACAGGCCGCGGCCCGCGCCGACGGCGCCGCCGCCGCGCACGGCGACACGAAGTACTACCGGATCCAGCCGCCCGAGGGACGCCACCACGACTCCCTCTGGGAGATCGCCGACCGGCACCTCGGTGACGGACGCCGGTACAAGGAGATCTTCGAGCTCAACAAGGACCGTGTGCAGCCGGACGGGTCCAAGCTGTCCGAGGCCAGCCTCATCCGGCCCGGGTGGATCATGGAGATGCCCGGCGACGCCCGCGGCGGCGAGCTCGTCGAGATGCCCGACGCGGCACCGAACGTCTCCGAGCAGGTGCAGCAGCAGATCAGCGACTACGCGCAGACCGGTGACCACGCGCAGGGGAGCGGCGGAGCCCAGGGCGGCGGCGCGGGCGCCGGTGACGCCCGGGTCTCCCTCCCCGAGCAGCGGCCCGCGCCCACCCCGGCGACGCCCGCCACCCCGGCCCCGGCCCCCAGCACCGGCCAGGAACACGCCGCCCCCACCGCGGCGGTCGGACACTCCTTCGGGCTCCCCGAGGCACTCCTCGCCGCGCCCCTCCTCGCCGCCGGTCTCCTCGGCGCCCTCGGCCGCAGGCGCCGGCAGGCCTTGTGGCAGTCGGCGCTCGGCAACGTCGGCGGACGGCGCGGCATGGAGCCGCCCACGCCGACCGGCGACGCCCAGGACGCGCAGGACGCGTTGCTCGTCGGCGCCGACCCCGAGGGCGTACGCCTGCTGGACCGGTCGCTGCGCGGGCTGGCCGCAGCCCTCGCCGCCGAGTCGCGGCCGCTGCCCGTCGTGTACGCGGCCTGGATGAGCAGCAACGGCGACCTGCACCTGCAGCTCGCCCAGCCGGCCGGGAAGCCGCCCACGCCCTGGCAGCACGGGCAGGACCAGACCTTCTGGATGCTGGCCCGCGCCGACGCCGAGGGGTACGAGGACGCCGACACGGCCGCGCCGTACCCGGGGCTGGTCAGCCTCGGAACCATGGACGACTCCCGGCTGCTGCTCAACCTGGAGGCGGTGCCCGGCATCGTCTCGCTCAGCGGCACGGAGGCCGACCGGGCCGCCGTGTTCGCGTCGGTCGCCGCCGAACTGGCCACCAACGGCTGGTCGGACCGTATGACCATCACGCTCGTCGGGTTCGGGGACGACCTCACGCCCCTCGCGCCCAACCGGATCCGCCACCTCGACGGGTTCGAGGACCTCTTCGAGACCATGTCCGCCGAGACCCGGCAGCGGCGCGGCGCGCTCGGCGCGGCCGGGCACGACTCCGTGCTCACCGGCCGCACCGGGCCCGCCCAGCACACGCGTTGGGCGCCGCACCTCGTGCTGCTCGCCGCCCAGCCGTCCGACGAGGACGCCCTCAGGCTCGCCGAACTCGCCGCCGACGCCGCCCGCCTCGGCATCGGCTACCTCGTCGGCACCGAGGGCGCCGACCTGCCGGGCGCCGCCTGGGAGATGGAGATCACCGGCGAGGGGAAGCTGCTCGCCCCGCTCCTCGGGCTGGAGCTGGAGGCCCAGTTGCTGCCGGTCGCCCAGCAGCGGGCCGTCGTCGAGCTGTTCACCGACGCCGACCCCGAGCGCGGGCCCGGCGGACCGGCCAACACCCCGCCGTTCCTCGTCGACGTCAGCGAGCAGGGGCGGCCCGCGGTGTACGCCCGTCTCGTCGGGTCGTACGAGATCATCGGCCTGGACGCGCCCGACGGCGAGCGCAGCGCCCAGCTCCACGAGGCCCTCGCGCTGCTCCTGCTGCACCGCGAGGGCGTCCACCCGCGTGTGCTGGCCTCCGCGCTGTGGCCGCGCGGCGTGACGGCGGACGTGCGTGACGCGCTCCTCGAGCGGCTGCGGGCCTGGCTGGGCACCGACCCCGACGGCAGCGCACGACTGCGTACGGACGCGGGCGGACGGCTCACCCTCGCCAAGTCCGTCGTCTCCGACCTGGACGTGCTGCGCTCCCTCTACTACGAGGCCACGCAGGGCCGGGGCGTCGGCAGCCGCCAGGTGCGCGGGCGGCTGCTCACCGACGCGCTGGTGCTGGTGCGCGGGCCGCTGCTCGCCGACCGGCCCGAGGGCCGCTACCGCTGGCTCACCCACGAGATCATCGACGCCCAGCTCCCACTGCTCGTGGCGGACACCGGCCTCGCGCTCTGCGAGTTCCACCTGGAGAAGAACCGGGCGGAGAAGGCCATCGAGGCACTGAACGCGGCGCTGCGCACCGCACCCGCCGACGAGCGCCTGTGGCACGAGCTGCTGCGCGCCACGCACGCCACCGACGACGCCGGCCGGCTCCACGCGCTCGCCGCCGACCTCATCGGCCGCAGCGGGGCGCGCGGTCTGCCGCCGCGCACCGAGGCACTGCTCGACGAACTGCTGCCGACCTGGCGCGACGGCGTCGCCGCCGCGGGATGA
- a CDS encoding NADH-quinone oxidoreductase subunit A — MNAYAPILVLGALGAGFAIFSVVMATLIGPKRYNRAKLEAYECGIEPTPTPAGGGRFPIKYYLTAMLFIIFDIEIVFLYPWAVTFDALGIFGLVEMLLFVLTVFVAYAYVWRRGGLEWD; from the coding sequence GTGAACGCGTATGCGCCCATCCTCGTACTGGGAGCCCTCGGGGCAGGCTTTGCGATCTTCTCCGTGGTCATGGCCACGCTGATCGGTCCGAAGCGGTACAACCGGGCGAAGCTCGAGGCCTACGAGTGCGGCATCGAGCCGACCCCCACGCCGGCCGGCGGCGGGCGCTTCCCCATCAAGTACTACCTGACGGCGATGCTCTTCATCATCTTCGATATCGAGATCGTCTTCCTCTACCCCTGGGCCGTCACCTTCGACGCCCTGGGGATTTTCGGGCTCGTGGAGATGCTGCTCTTCGTGCTCACCGTCTTCGTCGCGTACGCGTACGTATGGCGGCGCGGCGGCCTGGAATGGGACTGA
- a CDS encoding NuoB/complex I 20 kDa subunit family protein has protein sequence MGLEEKLPSGFLLTTVEQAAGWVRKSSVFPATFGLACCAIEMMTTGAGRYDLARFGMEVFRGSPRQADLMIVAGRVSQKMAPVLRQVYDQMPNPKWVISMGVCASSGGMFNNYAIVQGVDHIVPVDIYLPGCPPRPEMLMDAILKLHQKIQGSKLGVNAEEAAREAEEAALKALPTIEMKGLLR, from the coding sequence ATGGGACTCGAAGAAAAACTGCCGAGCGGCTTCCTGCTGACCACCGTCGAGCAGGCCGCGGGCTGGGTGCGCAAGTCGTCCGTCTTCCCCGCCACGTTCGGCCTCGCCTGCTGTGCCATCGAGATGATGACCACCGGCGCCGGCCGCTACGACCTGGCGCGCTTCGGTATGGAGGTCTTCCGCGGCTCACCGCGGCAGGCGGACCTGATGATCGTCGCGGGCCGGGTCAGCCAGAAGATGGCGCCGGTGCTGCGGCAGGTCTACGACCAGATGCCGAACCCGAAGTGGGTGATCTCCATGGGGGTCTGCGCCTCCTCGGGCGGCATGTTCAACAACTACGCGATCGTCCAGGGCGTCGACCACATCGTCCCGGTCGACATCTATCTCCCCGGCTGCCCGCCGCGGCCCGAGATGCTGATGGACGCCATCCTCAAGCTTCACCAGAAGATCCAGGGCTCCAAGCTCGGGGTGAACGCCGAGGAGGCGGCCCGCGAGGCGGAGGAAGCGGCGCTCAAGGCCCTGCCCACCATCGAGATGAAGGGGCTGCTGCGGTGA
- the def gene encoding peptide deformylase yields MPSVFVQGRPTAVYPPLAPEARRGSVRRVTEVGEEVLHKPCRDVTEFGPDLAALIDDMFRTMYVAEGAGLAANQVGVGLRLFVYDCPDDDGVRHVGHIVNPVLEHLEPAARRLLDEGEGCLSVPGATMAVPRPDRAVVRGLDKDGEPLVVEGNGYFARCLAHETDHVNGYVYLDRLSARDRKAALRQSADRRAEVFARRSANARALEEDSGGLTGSRA; encoded by the coding sequence ATGCCCAGTGTGTTCGTACAGGGGCGGCCCACCGCCGTCTACCCCCCGCTCGCGCCCGAGGCCCGGCGCGGGTCGGTGCGGCGGGTCACCGAGGTCGGTGAAGAGGTGCTGCACAAGCCGTGCCGGGACGTCACCGAGTTCGGGCCCGACCTCGCCGCGCTGATCGACGACATGTTCCGCACGATGTACGTCGCCGAGGGAGCCGGGCTGGCGGCGAATCAGGTGGGCGTCGGCCTGCGCCTGTTCGTGTACGACTGCCCGGACGATGACGGTGTCCGACATGTCGGACACATCGTCAACCCGGTGCTGGAACACCTCGAGCCGGCCGCGCGGCGGCTGCTCGACGAGGGCGAGGGGTGTCTGTCCGTACCGGGAGCCACCATGGCCGTACCGCGCCCCGACCGGGCCGTCGTGCGGGGCCTGGACAAGGACGGCGAGCCGCTCGTCGTCGAGGGCAACGGCTATTTCGCGCGCTGCCTCGCCCACGAGACCGACCATGTGAACGGGTACGTCTACCTGGACCGGCTCTCCGCGCGCGACCGCAAGGCGGCGCTGCGGCAGTCGGCGGACCGGCGCGCGGAGGTCTTCGCGCGCCGGTCCGCCAACGCCCGGGCCCTCGAGGAGGACTCGGGCGGCCTCACGGGGTCCCGGGCCTGA
- a CDS encoding demethylmenaquinone methyltransferase, producing MTRASLNKQPHEVASMFDHVAERYDLTNAVLSLGQDRAWRKEVARAVDARPAQKVLDLAAGTATSSLPFARTGAYVVPCDFSLGMLRVGKERHPWLPFTAGDGMRLPFKDDVFDAVTISFGLRNVQDTDAALREMYRVTRPGGRVVICEFSHPTWTPFRTVYTEYLMRALPPVARAVSSNPDAYVYLAESIRAWPDQPALAERLGKAGWSRVAYRNLTGGVVALHRGFKQG from the coding sequence GTGACCCGCGCTTCCCTGAACAAGCAGCCGCACGAAGTCGCCTCCATGTTCGACCACGTCGCGGAACGGTACGACCTGACGAACGCCGTGCTGTCGCTCGGCCAGGACCGGGCGTGGCGCAAGGAGGTCGCCAGAGCCGTCGACGCCCGCCCCGCGCAGAAGGTCCTGGACCTGGCGGCCGGCACCGCGACCTCCTCCCTGCCCTTCGCCCGCACCGGGGCCTACGTCGTCCCCTGCGACTTCTCCCTCGGCATGCTCCGGGTGGGCAAGGAGCGGCACCCGTGGCTGCCGTTCACCGCGGGCGACGGGATGCGGCTGCCGTTCAAGGACGACGTCTTCGACGCGGTCACCATCTCCTTCGGGCTGCGCAACGTGCAGGACACCGACGCCGCGCTGCGCGAGATGTACCGGGTGACGCGGCCCGGCGGCCGGGTCGTCATCTGCGAGTTCTCGCACCCGACGTGGACGCCCTTCCGGACCGTCTACACCGAGTACCTGATGCGCGCCCTGCCGCCGGTGGCCCGCGCGGTGTCGTCCAACCCCGACGCGTACGTCTACCTCGCCGAGTCCATCCGCGCCTGGCCCGACCAGCCGGCGCTCGCGGAGCGGCTGGGCAAGGCGGGCTGGTCCAGGGTGGCGTACCGGAACCTGACGGGCGGCGTGGTGGCGCTGCACCGGGGGTTCAAGCAGGGCTGA
- a CDS encoding prepilin peptidase, whose product MNIELLIVLVAAVWGAAAGVLLPRAAYRFSAPSGEPWRERCPGGAHPVRGWLGRARCGRCEAGASSYGPRTAVLATVTAFVCAALAAATGTRPEVAVWLLLAPAGVLLAVVDLRVRRLPDPLTLPLAGAALGLLGLTALVPEHAGEWTTALLGALALGAGYLVLFLINPAGMGFGDVKLALGAGAVLGWYGWPTVMLGTFAGFLLGALYGGALVVARRAGRKTAIPFGPFLIAGAFLGVLAGAYAA is encoded by the coding sequence ATGAACATCGAGCTTCTGATCGTCCTGGTCGCCGCGGTCTGGGGCGCGGCGGCCGGCGTGCTGCTGCCCCGCGCGGCCTACCGCTTCTCCGCCCCCTCGGGGGAGCCGTGGCGCGAGCGGTGCCCGGGCGGCGCGCATCCCGTCCGGGGCTGGCTCGGGCGGGCCCGGTGCGGGCGGTGCGAGGCCGGGGCGTCCTCCTACGGCCCCCGCACCGCCGTACTCGCCACCGTCACCGCCTTCGTCTGCGCCGCGCTCGCCGCGGCCACCGGGACCCGCCCCGAGGTGGCGGTCTGGCTGCTGCTCGCCCCGGCCGGCGTGCTCCTCGCCGTCGTCGACCTCCGGGTGCGGCGGCTGCCCGACCCCCTCACCCTGCCCCTCGCGGGCGCCGCCCTCGGCCTCCTCGGCCTCACCGCCCTCGTGCCCGAGCACGCCGGGGAGTGGACCACCGCCCTGCTGGGCGCCCTCGCCCTCGGCGCCGGCTACCTCGTGCTGTTCCTCATCAACCCGGCCGGCATGGGCTTCGGTGACGTGAAGCTCGCGCTGGGCGCCGGTGCGGTCCTCGGCTGGTACGGGTGGCCGACGGTGATGCTCGGCACCTTCGCCGGGTTCCTGCTCGGCGCGCTCTACGGCGGTGCCCTCGTCGTCGCCCGGCGGGCGGGGCGCAAGACGGCCATCCCGTTCGGGCCGTTCCTGATCGCGGGCGCCTTCCTCGGTGTGCTCGCGGGGGCCTACGCGGCCTGA
- a CDS encoding GNAT family N-acetyltransferase, with product MNRALPVVRLRVPTDEDAVAWHRVFDDPDVMEFHGGRSAELSVYEELTARQRRHDAEHGFCLWTMVDEDDRVIGFTGAQPWPQDWGPKGDIEIGWRLGRAHWGKGYVTAAARQTLERVRAAGVAEVVAMVNARNARSIAVTERLGMRLDEVFTTPVSRQRGHCYRLPLQQT from the coding sequence GTGAACCGAGCTCTCCCCGTTGTACGGTTGCGCGTCCCCACCGACGAGGACGCCGTCGCCTGGCACCGCGTCTTCGACGACCCGGACGTCATGGAGTTCCACGGTGGGAGGTCCGCGGAGCTGTCCGTCTACGAGGAACTCACCGCCCGCCAGCGCCGCCACGACGCCGAGCACGGCTTCTGCCTGTGGACCATGGTGGACGAGGACGACCGGGTCATCGGCTTCACCGGCGCCCAGCCGTGGCCGCAGGACTGGGGCCCCAAGGGCGACATCGAGATCGGCTGGCGCCTCGGGCGGGCGCACTGGGGCAAGGGGTACGTGACGGCGGCGGCCCGGCAGACCCTGGAGCGGGTGCGGGCGGCGGGTGTGGCGGAGGTGGTGGCGATGGTCAACGCGCGCAACGCCCGGTCCATCGCGGTCACGGAGCGGCTGGGCATGCGGCTCGACGAGGTCTTCACGACCCCGGTCTCGCGGCAGCGGGGGCACTGCTACCGGCTTCCACTACAGCAGACATGA
- a CDS encoding geranylgeranyl reductase family protein — translation MTEPLSDNTADVIVVGAGPAGSTTAYHLAKAGLDVLLLEKTAFPREKVCGDGLTPRAVKQLVAMGIDISEEAGWLRNKGLRIIGGGSRLQLDWPDLASFPDYGLVRKRDDFDDQLARQAQKAGARLYERCNVGAPVVDDRTGRITGVHAKLGEDKREVTFHAPLVVAADGNSTRLSLAMGLHRREDRPMGVAVRTYFTSPRHDDDYLESWLELWDRRGPQDRLLPGYGWIFGMGDGTSNVGLGVLNTSNSFKEIDWREILKAWCASMPQDWGYTPDNMTGPIRGAALPMAFNRQPHYTKGLLLVGDAGGLVNPFNGEGIAYAMESGQIAADVIVQAHARATPAQREIALQRYPRVLKDTYGGYYTLGRAFVKLIGNPKVMQIATQRGLTHPVLMKFTLKMLANLTDPTGGDAMDRIINGLSKVAPKA, via the coding sequence GTGACCGAGCCCCTCTCCGACAACACCGCCGATGTGATCGTCGTGGGCGCGGGGCCAGCCGGCTCCACGACCGCGTACCACCTGGCCAAGGCCGGGCTCGACGTCCTCCTGCTGGAGAAGACCGCCTTTCCCCGGGAGAAGGTCTGCGGTGACGGCCTGACCCCGCGCGCGGTCAAGCAGCTCGTCGCCATGGGCATCGACATCTCCGAAGAGGCCGGCTGGCTGCGCAACAAGGGCCTGCGCATCATCGGCGGCGGCTCCCGCCTCCAGTTGGACTGGCCGGATCTGGCCTCCTTCCCGGACTACGGACTCGTCCGCAAGCGCGACGACTTCGACGACCAGCTCGCCCGGCAGGCCCAGAAGGCCGGCGCGCGCCTGTACGAGCGCTGCAACGTCGGCGCCCCCGTCGTGGACGACCGCACCGGCCGCATCACCGGCGTGCACGCCAAACTGGGGGAGGACAAGCGCGAGGTCACCTTCCACGCGCCGCTGGTCGTGGCCGCCGACGGCAACTCCACGCGACTGTCCCTGGCGATGGGCCTGCACCGCCGCGAGGACCGTCCGATGGGCGTCGCCGTCCGCACGTACTTCACCTCGCCCCGCCACGACGACGACTACCTGGAGTCCTGGCTGGAACTCTGGGACCGCCGTGGGCCCCAGGACCGCCTCCTGCCGGGCTACGGCTGGATCTTCGGCATGGGTGACGGCACCTCGAACGTCGGCCTGGGCGTGCTGAACACTTCCAACTCCTTCAAGGAGATCGACTGGCGCGAGATCCTCAAGGCCTGGTGCGCCTCCATGCCCCAGGACTGGGGCTACACCCCGGACAACATGACCGGCCCGATCCGCGGTGCCGCCCTGCCCATGGCCTTCAACCGCCAGCCCCACTACACCAAGGGCCTGCTGCTCGTCGGCGACGCCGGCGGCCTGGTGAACCCCTTCAACGGCGAGGGCATCGCCTACGCCATGGAGTCCGGCCAGATCGCCGCCGACGTCATCGTCCAGGCCCACGCGCGGGCCACGCCGGCTCAGCGCGAGATCGCCCTGCAGCGCTACCCGCGCGTCCTGAAGGACACCTACGGCGGCTACTACACGCTGGGCCGCGCCTTCGTGAAGCTCATCGGCAATCCGAAGGTCATGCAGATCGCGACCCAGCGCGGCCTCACCCACCCCGTCCTGATGAAGTTCACCCTCAAGATGCTCGCCAACCTGACGGACCCGACGGGCGGCGACGCGATGGACCGCATCATCAACGGACTGAGCAAGGTCGCGCCTAAGGCGTGA